The Austwickia sp. genome includes a region encoding these proteins:
- a CDS encoding MBL fold metallo-hydrolase, protein MEVLVLGSGGADGWPTPYCRCSSCLAARATGELRTPSSVLIDGRILLDVGPEAGRQALRAGVDLADLHTILVTHVHPDHCDPAALLYRGWATDAPLLVVGPQPVIEACRPWLDPAGSRVTLRAVTAGDRLVLPAADAGEGQHAHDRAQYVVRVLPADHHALGEAALYDVTGPAGERLLYATDTGPWPPAFAAMRAELTAYDLVLLEETFGDRPRDPGHHDLASFAAAVADLRAWGLVTDATRVLATHLSHHNPPPDQLAERLAAPGAAPARDLARIEVPQRSAGSDPPRPRR, encoded by the coding sequence ATGGAGGTTCTGGTTCTGGGCAGCGGTGGGGCGGACGGCTGGCCCACGCCGTACTGTCGCTGCTCCTCCTGCCTCGCCGCCCGCGCGACCGGCGAGCTGCGCACCCCGAGCAGCGTCCTCATCGACGGGCGCATTCTCCTCGACGTCGGCCCCGAGGCCGGCCGGCAGGCGCTGCGGGCCGGCGTGGACCTCGCCGACCTGCACACCATCCTCGTGACCCACGTCCACCCCGACCACTGCGACCCCGCCGCGCTGCTCTACCGCGGCTGGGCCACCGACGCGCCCCTCCTCGTCGTCGGCCCCCAGCCGGTCATCGAGGCCTGTCGGCCGTGGCTCGACCCCGCCGGCTCGCGCGTCACCCTGCGCGCGGTGACCGCCGGCGACCGCCTCGTGCTCCCCGCGGCGGACGCCGGCGAGGGGCAGCACGCCCACGACCGCGCCCAGTACGTCGTGCGCGTCCTGCCCGCCGATCACCACGCGCTGGGCGAGGCGGCCCTGTACGACGTCACGGGCCCCGCCGGCGAACGCCTCCTCTACGCCACCGACACCGGGCCCTGGCCCCCCGCCTTCGCGGCGATGCGGGCGGAGCTGACGGCGTACGACCTCGTCCTCCTGGAGGAGACCTTCGGCGACCGGCCCCGCGACCCCGGCCACCACGACCTCGCCAGCTTCGCCGCCGCCGTCGCCGACCTGCGCGCCTGGGGGTTGGTCACCGACGCGACCCGCGTCCTGGCCACCCACCTCAGCCACCACAACCCGCCGCCCGATCAGCTCGCCGAACGCCTGGCCGCCCCCGGAGCGGCCCCGGCCCGCGACCTGGCCCGGATCGAGGTGCCGCAGCGGTCGGCCGGCTCCGATCCGCCAAGGCCTCGCCGATAG